The Jaculus jaculus isolate mJacJac1 chromosome 1, mJacJac1.mat.Y.cur, whole genome shotgun sequence nucleotide sequence ctgcctcccaagtgctgggattaaagacgtataccaccatgcctgacacaaacaggcatttttaaattttttgttgttgttcattttaatttatttatttgagagtgacagacacagaaagaggcagatagagagagagagaatgggcgcgccagggcctccagccactgcaaacgaactccagacacgtgcgcctccttgtgcatctggctaatgtggttcctggggagtcgagcctcgaactggggtccttaggcttcacaggcaagcgcttggccgctaagccgtctctctagccccaggcatTTGTAAGTACagggtcatctccccagctcaagaaccctaattttttaatattttttatttatttatttatttatttatttatttggcagagaaagatggggagagagagaagggatggttgcaccagggcctccagccattgcaaatgaactccagacacatgcgcccccttgtgcatctggctaatgtgggtcctggggaatcacacttgaaggatcctaattttaaaaaactatctccctctccctgggtcctttggctttgcaagcaaacgccttaaccactaagtcatccctccaacccaaggaccttcattttttgttgttgtttttgagatagagtcgcactctggcccaggctgacccgcaGCTCACTCTACAGTTCCAGCCTGGCTTCCAACTCAGTGATACTTTTGCCTGTGCCTCCCTagtctagtgctgggattaaaggcgtgcgccaggaTGTCTGGCTCAAGGACCctattttggggggggttaaggaccctaatttaattttttttggttttgttttgggtttgtttttctgaggtatttcgttctagtcaggctgacctggaattcactatgtagtctcaggtgggcctcaaactcacagcaatcctacttttgcctcccaagtgctgggattaaaggcatgcaccaccagcttaatttaatttttttaaagtattttttatttgattgagagagagagaaagaggcagatagagaatggacatgccagggctttcagccactgcaaacaaactccagacacatgtgcacccttgtgcatctgacttatgtgggtccttgggaatcgaacttgaaggaccctaatttaaaaaaaaaactatctcccccatcttctccctctccttttcctccttccctctttctcgcttttgtaaatatatgtatgtaagaagagagcatgggtgtgacagggcctcttatcactgctaCCAAACACCAGAGCAAaaactttgtgtatctttacgggggtactagggaatagaaccccaactagcaggctttgtaaacaagagccttctgagccatctccacattccctccctctgttttgagacaggatctagatgtataaccctggctggcctagaatttgctatgtaaaccAAACTGGCTCCAGAATGCTAAAATTATAGATGTGTGTCATACacctgtctccttttttttttttttttttttttttttttttgttctctctctctttctttttaaggaaaGAACTAGCTCTATTGGgccttttctttaatatattttacttgagagagagtataggcattccagggcctattgctggtgaaaatgaactccagacacatgtgtcactttgtacatctggctttacgtgggtactggagaattgaacctgggccattaggctttgcaagcaagcacttttagctactaaggtagggtctcactctagctcaggccgacctggaattctctatgtagtctcagggtggccttgaactcatggtggtcctcctacctctaccttctgagtgctggaattaaaggcctgtactaccatgcccagctttctaaaagcatttttatctatttatttgagagagtaaggaaaatgggtgtgtcaggtcctcttgccactgcaaccaaactcaccacatggtgcatctggttttatgcaggtactggagagtcagccctgggctggcaggctttacaagcatgtgtCTTTAATTGCAGactcatctccctagcccttttgttgttgttgttgttatgttgttttgagaaagggctcattctatagtccaggctgtcctgaactcactttgtagagcaggctggtcttaaattcatggtcatctgcctcccaagagctgagattataagtgtgagccaccaaactcttttttttcttcttattcttttttgttgttctcaaggtaggatctcactgtagcccaagctgacctggcactcactttgtagtcccaggctggcctcaaactcagagcagtcctcctacctctgcctcctgagtgctgggattaaaggtgtgcacctctgtGCCCaactcttcttgttttgtttgtttggtttttgcttttccagggagggtttcactgtacctcaggctgacctggaattcactatgtagtctcagggtggcctcaaactcatgatcctctgcctcctgagtgctaggatcaaaggtgtgcaccaccatgcctggtccattCTTCTCATTTTCATACAGTTTACTCCCACCCTGATGAGCCTGCATGAAGCCTGTTCCCTacgtgttgcttggacagaactttctgtttttcttaggttGGTTATCAAAATGCTTCCATTCTCTCGGAATCTAGGCATCTTCAGAATCCTTTTTGCAGAGGACAGCTAACAAATCTCTAGAGCTCAGCCATCAGGATGCAATTCTGTTTCCTTTATCATCTCCTTCCCAGTATAATCTAATTTGAGGACCTTCCCAAATGCTGTTTTAGGACTTGAATTTCCATTCAGTGATTCCCCAGAGCAAAAGTCCTGGCTAATCAGGTGTTAATGGGAACCAGAGAAGGGAGGTGATCTCAGTCTACTCTGCTCTCATTCTTGCAGCATACTCTTCCCGTTCCGGTATTTCTACAGCAAGAGCAGCCAGTGAGCCTCCCAGGCATGGCGTACACAGCACCACACAGCAGCAGAAAGAGGATCTTCTCTTGCAGTGACTAGTCCCCAACCATCCCGGCTCCAGTGTTTTCTTAGTTCTTaattgttgttgttctgttttgcattgctttttgagatagggtatgcTATATGTAGCCTTGAGctccccatcctcctgccttagcctcctgagtgctaggattacagttgtACACCACATTCAGCTTCTGCCCTTTCCCTGGAACTCCTCAGTCATGAGGATAGGGGTTCCAGACTGTCCTCCTATGGGTTTGTTCTGTTCTTTGCCTTTTTCCCCCTAGTTAAAACACTGAGAAAAGAATAGGATGTCCTAAAATGTTCTAAGAATTCTATTGACCTGACAGAGTTTGTCTTTTGTCTCTAGTACTTAGGATCCTAATGCCAATAAACTGCTTATgaagcactattttttttaatatttttatttatttatttgagagtgacagacagagagagaaagaggaagatagagagtgacagagaatgggcgcaccagggcctccagccactgcaaacgaattccagacatttgtgcccccttgtgcatctgactaacgtgggtcctggggaattgagccttgaaccggggtccttaggcttctcaggcaagcgcttaaccgctaagccatctctccagcccgaagcacTATTTTTTTAGGTTTAGagaagactttattagattatggaaaggaaagaggaaatagTATAAAAAAAACTCCTGTCCATAAAAAGGCAGGAGGGGCTAAAGCCTTATGAAACACTATTGATTGAAGTACAGCGGAAGAGAGAACAGAGGAGCATGCGTGGCACTTCCTTGAATCACCTGGTTGATGCTTATAGAACCACGTGGGATTGACAAGTCTGTACCTGACCTCAAATGTTAAGCTTCTCCATAAGGGGTGAGAAAGGATCATATAAGTCTCTATACTGAATTCCCCTTTTCCCAGTTTGGTTTGGCCCCAAAGGATAGTCTCTTATAGATAAAATGCTCCCTACCTGTGATTCCTCCTAGTTCTCTGGCAGGAACACAAACTAGTTCCTACAATTAACTGGAAGCCAGTGGAAGTTAGGGACCCTGCAGAAGGCCAGGGCACCCAAGATCTGTGTTCACCTTTAGTTTTATCTAGACatgcagggttttttgttgttcttgttttgtttttggttggttagttttttgaggtagggtctcactctagcccaagctgacctgaaattaactgtgtagtctcagggtgacctcaaactcatggtgatccacctacctctgcctcccaagtgcttgggttaaaggagtgcgccatcatgcccagtttaggcATGCAGTTTAATGACCTCAGAAAACCAAGTAATTGATGGGAATTTAGGGAAACTCATTTTAGCTCAGAGCAAAGGAatcattttgttgttggttttttgaggtagggcctcactctagcccaggctgacctggaattcactatgtagctcaggctgatctcaaactcatggcaatcctcctacctcagcctcctaatgctgggattaaaggcataaacgtccatgcccagctgtgaatcacatttttaaaaaattacttatttggccgggtgtggtgacacacacctttaatcccagcactcaggaggcagaggtaggattgccaatggttccaggctactctgagactacatagcgaattccaggtcagcctgagctagagcaagaccctacctcgaaaaaaaaaaaaaaaaaaaaaaattgagtatgtgcatgggtgtaccagaatttcttgctactgtaaacaaattccacatgcttgcattactttttgcatctgactttccatggatggctggggaattgaacctgggctgacaggcttctcagaatgcctttaaacactgagccatcttctcagccccagggatcactttaaaaaaaatatttattttatttatttgagagagagagaaagatgcacatAGAGAatagacgcaccagggcttcctacccactgcaaacaaactccagacacatgcaccaccttgtgcatcttgctttgcatgggtactgggaaattgaacctggttctttggctttgccagcctacaccttaaccactaagccatctctccagcctaggaattactttttttttcgtaggtctcactctagcccaggctgagctggaattttcactatgtaatttcaagttggcctcaaactcacagtgatcctcttacctctgcctcctgagtgttggaattaaaggcatgcaccacctttaattgttttttaactttttttttcgaggtagggcctcactctagccctggctgacctggaattcattatgtagtctcaggatagcctcgaactcacagtgatcctcctacctctgcctcacaagtgctgggattaatgtgtgcaccaccatgcccagctgttttttaacTATTAAGTCCAATGTTAGAATGGGCTACCTTGTAAGGTAATGAGCTCTTGTTACCTAAAAGCTTTAAACAGCTAGTTATTTGTTACATGCCAGAGGGTTCCTTATGGGAAAGTGGGGGCTGAGGTATCTCTGTCTCCTTGCTTGGCTGCCTGTACCTTTGGTTGGCAGGCAGATGAGAAGAGGTAGGTTGCTGAGGGAGGCAAGAGAGGACCAAGGACCTAAGCAGGAAGGCACCAATGGAAAAGCCACaggggtggggactggagaatcagCAACATGGGCACACTAGATCCTCCCATGTCCTGTTGATTGCCTGTGTCCTACTATCCCAAACTGCTGTTGAAGAACACACCTCCAAAACCTGGAGATCTGAGCCATGCTGACTTGAACTGGCTACCCAGAGATCCTCTGCAGCTCTAACTTTCTCATCTGGGAAAATGAGGGGAAGGGTTTGATTAGCTGAGGAGATGTCTAGTTCTGGCAGGCTATGGAACTGGCTCTGTTCCTCAGAGCCAGGTCAGTGCAGCAAAGGCCTAAGTAGTGGCTGCCTAGAACACCACAGGCTTCCTTCTGCTCTGGGCCCTACTCCAAGCTCCAGCTACTGCTGActagggtttttgttgttatttgctaTTTTGTGGTGGTAAGGATGGAAACCCACgactgctaggcaagtgctgtaccactgagccacatccacaGCCCTCAGCTTGTCACATTCTTGCCTCAAGTATGATTTAACACCATAGATAAATAGCAAGTGATTGAGTTCTACATCAGCTGGGACTTAACTAGTAGTTAAGTAGTTAACTTAGTAACTTTCCTTCTCTGTAAAACCAGAGCTGAACTAAATCAGATTTGTGAGGTCAATAGCTTCCAACTTCAAGCTCTTTAAGAAGTcaggtctaaaaaaaaaaagaaagaaagaaagaaagaaagaaagaaagaaagaaagaaagaaagaaagaaagaaaaataaagaagtcaggTCTGTTATTTCAGGGATGAGGAGGACCCTTTAACTCAGAGCTCTACTCTGCAGCCCACTACACCATGAGAAGACTTCCACTAGACACTGGAAGGGAGGCTCTGAAATGGATTATTCCTGGCCTGCCACCAAGCACACAGCTCAGGAGTCCCCACTGCAGGATGCTGCTTGTCGATTCTCagcctgaggatgtggctcagatggtagaatgcttgcttaccaCTCAATCCCCAGGACTACATaaacccagcatggtggtacatgcctgtagtcccagcacttggaaagcagaaacaggaggatcacaagttcgagGTTGtgcttagctacatagtgagtttaaggccaggctgggctacatgagaccctgtcccaaaaaataaagtcatagctgggcatagtggtgcatgcctttaatcctagcactcgggaggcagaggtagtattgcTATGagctggagaccaccctgagtctacagagtgaattccaagtcagcctgggctagagtgaggctctacctcaaaaaaacaacaacaagtatatatattatacaaataaataaaatcatgctcAAATTCCTTTCCTCAGCAGtctgtattaatttttaaaatttcatttcttttggcttttgagactgtctcactgtagcccagtgacctggaactcactctaagcCACATTggagctggcctcgaactcctggcaatcctacttcatcttcctgtgtgctaggattatagaagtAAGCCATGGCTCTGTGCCGAGTTAAGTAGTTTTTAGACTGTGAGTGGCTAAGGCAGTGTCCTACCCAGTGTCACAGGCAGAAAAATAAGCCAAGCAGAATACAACTCAGCCAAGAGTTTCCAACCCCACACATGTCACACTCTGGGCCACTCCTGGGCTTATCCCACTTACTCCAGTCCTCTACCAGGCAGCCTCCTGGAAGAGGGAAACAGCAGATGGCCCTCTGAGGAGAACACCTCAGAGCAGGATTCCCAGGTGGGATGGCTCCAAAGTTCCTGGCTAGAAGGCGCCTGAAAGCTGATCTCTAAGGCGTGGCTCCCAAACATCCGCAAATAAAAGCATGGAGAACCAGCATCAGTCTCCAGACCAATCCGAGACCAATCCGAGGCACTGGGATCCTGGAAGCCTTTGGTTCCTCACTGGACTGGTGAGCTAGCTGAGGAGAGTAGGTGGAGCTGGGGAGGGCCAGTATGTGGGCCAGGACCTGCAGGCTATGTATGCTGGAGCAAGGTGTTTGTGCTCCAGATGGTGAGGGACACTGCAGGGGAATATCTGTAAAGGGCTGACACACAAGTCCTATCCAGAGATGGCAACTCACCCAGGCAGAGCAACgtgtttcccccccacccccgacacacacacacacacacacacacacacacacacacacacacgaagacaGCACCACTCAGCATATCTCACCTGTCAAAAAGATTAATCACCCTGGCCCACTCTTGGGGAGAcacgtgggtttttttttttttgctgttatttttcaaggtagggtttcactctatcccaggctgacctggtcctcactctgcagtcccagactggccttgaactcaccgggattctcctacctttgcctcctgagttctggaattaaaggtgtgcgacaccactcCTAGCTGAGACACAAGGTTTTTAAGAACGCCCTCTCCTGTCTGCATACCCACTCTGTTTCAGAGGCCCATGGCGCCTGCCTCAGCTTTGCTCCTCTGCCTGCTGGTCCTGGCCATCACTGACGGTTATGGTCAGGAGACAGCCATCCCAGGCTGCCACTTGCACCGTGAGTAACTCTGGGGCTAGAGGGTAGGAAGATGGGTTTGGGGTGGGAGCAGAGCAGACACTGCTGCAGGAGGCAGTCCCCTGCGTGAACCTACATGGAGGCGCAAGCAGCTTCAGCCTTCATAGACCACTTGCCTGCGTCCTTCTAGCCTTCAATGTGACAGTGCGAAGTGACCGTCATGGCACTTGCCAGGGCTCCCATGTGGCACAGGCCTGCGTGGGCCACTGTGAGTCTAGTGCCTTCCCTTCCCGGTACTCTGTGCTGGTGGCCAGCAGCTATAGACACAACATCACCTCTGTCTCTCAGTGCTGCACTATCAGTGGCCTAAAGAAGGTGAGTGCCTTTGGGGTGCTAGGGTGTGAAGCCTGAGGAAATGAAATCTAAAGTGGCTAGGAGTAGGACAGGAATGTGGGTCTCCTCTCCTACAGGTGAAGGTGTGGCTGCACTGTGTGGGGGACCGGCGAGGGGAACTTGAGATATTCACGGCCAAGGCTTGCCAGTGTGATATGTGTCGCCTCTCACGCTACTAGTCTCTAAgaggagttccagttctgcctgtGACTTGCTGTGGGATCTTTTAAATGAGGGGGTCGCTACAGCTCAGACCTCTTAGGAGTCTGTGATGGTCACTTGTGAAGAGAAGGTTCatgcctctcccttctccctgctGCACTTCCTCCTTCATTCCTACCCTAAATAAAGCAAGCAGTGTtggagtttctttctttattgagtCTGGCCCCCAGCCAGGGGAAGGGGACAGATCATGATTACTGTGACCACCCCCCTGCCCCAGGACACTGTGAATCTCTTCTTGCCTGTGCCCTCACCCCTCCCCctgcccaataaataaaaaggggacAGGGAAGTACAGGgcaagggagaggagggaaggaaggtgccCCAGGACCAGGACAATGTCTTATTGAAGGTGAGCTGGGCAGAATAAATAGATCGTGCACCCCATGATAGGGCAAGGAAGGCCCTGTCCCAGCTGAGATGGGCAGGGCAGGCACTCAGTGCCCTTGCCCCAGGCCAGGGGCAATAGTAGGAGCCTGCCTGCAGCCCAGTTATGCCAGGAAGGGGAGGATCCCTGATGGCAGCTTCTGGGTCTTGCCCTGGTCTAGTCTTGCCACAGGGCCCAATAGTTCTGCTGCCAAGACCACCATCTTGCCGTCGTGTCTCCCCCAGTTAAAAGCTGCCCCCATGGGGCTGGCAGGGAGTCCTCAGAGCCATTCTGACAAGGCCACAGGGAGGCATGGGCCTCACTGGGCCTCTGGGCAGAAGGAATGGAGGGGCTGATAGCTCTGGGTTTAACTTCTCCCCTTCTGGAGCTGTCTAGCTCTGACCCCCACTGGCAGCCACCTGGGGTGTAGGTCGTGGGAGGGGGGCCTCCCTGGCCCCCTGAGTCCCCTGTAGCCGGCGTAGCCGTAGCTCCTCCAAGCCTTTCCATAGCTTCTGACGCTCCTGGGCTTTCTGCTGCTCCCTGGAGAGAGATGGTAAGGCAGCTTCTTCTCCCAGCCCCTCACAGTCCAACCTCCCTTAATACCATCCCAGTGTCAAGTGATTGGTACTCCATAGGAACCCCTCACTGAGGGAAGAGGTGCCCAGACTGCAGGGAGACAGCTCAAGGAATTAGAGCAGGTCAGCTCGGGGGGGTTACTGGGAAGAACGGCTGGGTGCTACAGTGGGCAGTCGTGCACAGAACAGC carries:
- the Gpha2 gene encoding glycoprotein hormone alpha-2; the encoded protein is MAPASALLLCLLVLAITDGYGQETAIPGCHLHPFNVTVRSDRHGTCQGSHVAQACVGHCESSAFPSRYSVLVASSYRHNITSVSQCCTISGLKKVKVWLHCVGDRRGELEIFTAKACQCDMCRLSRY